A genomic region of Alicyclobacillus sp. SO9 contains the following coding sequences:
- a CDS encoding GNAT family N-acetyltransferase, which translates to MTVSFLVAAVAFAAAFLFHQSLTPIPLWDKVAMSYGGVFCVFWFFDTAGKKVSKKFAGDDEEPPRPAPRPPSDTRQRVVLPGESRYSNEGSSYESFSLTQTPEVSLQPDREPWIGDNSGQGRNASPSLSLERVRTHQKLQWQEMLDVFAGEILALDGVMPETDEEGHAKDWRAEKLLTAEGVYSFWIELDNEKIGTIVGRIVQKNTADTANDIENDADSSANAKTHADTASKKADVKTDDAVAKSDVKADAVVEIRVVFVHTAWRRRGIARASLEKLTEFLLLLEESCKLHCEISDNNYRARRYLEACGFRAEAENAVNNQLKERRQRDLEHTKLDDEKSLTTNSRQIWIRVIS; encoded by the coding sequence TTGACAGTTTCATTTCTTGTGGCCGCAGTTGCATTTGCGGCCGCGTTCTTGTTTCATCAATCTCTTACACCTATACCGCTTTGGGATAAGGTTGCAATGAGTTACGGCGGTGTGTTTTGCGTTTTCTGGTTCTTTGACACGGCAGGGAAGAAAGTATCCAAGAAGTTTGCCGGTGATGACGAAGAACCCCCTCGGCCAGCACCTCGGCCGCCGTCAGACACCAGGCAGCGGGTTGTTCTTCCTGGGGAGTCGCGGTATTCCAATGAGGGGTCTTCGTATGAATCTTTTAGTTTGACACAGACCCCCGAGGTCTCTTTGCAACCGGACCGTGAGCCGTGGATTGGTGACAATTCAGGTCAGGGGAGAAATGCTTCTCCGTCTCTTTCCTTGGAACGTGTGCGCACTCACCAAAAATTGCAGTGGCAAGAAATGTTGGACGTGTTCGCAGGCGAGATTTTAGCCCTTGACGGCGTGATGCCAGAAACCGATGAGGAGGGCCATGCAAAGGACTGGAGAGCAGAAAAGCTTCTTACTGCAGAAGGAGTCTACAGTTTTTGGATTGAGCTTGACAACGAGAAGATTGGAACCATTGTAGGCAGGATAGTGCAGAAGAATACAGCGGATACAGCAAATGATATCGAGAACGATGCGGATTCGAGTGCGAATGCGAAGACTCATGCGGATACAGCCTCGAAAAAAGCTGACGTGAAAACTGACGATGCAGTTGCGAAGTCGGACGTGAAAGCTGATGCGGTGGTGGAAATTCGAGTTGTTTTTGTACACACAGCCTGGCGGAGACGTGGAATTGCCCGGGCAAGTCTGGAGAAATTGACGGAATTCCTCTTGTTGCTGGAAGAGAGCTGTAAGCTCCACTGTGAGATTTCAGACAACAACTACCGAGCCCGGCGGTATCTTGAAGCCTGCGGGTTCAGGGCAGAGGCAGAGAATGCTGTGAACAATCAATTGAAAGAGCGGCGTCAAAGGGACTTGGAACATACCAAATTGGATGACGAAAAATCCCTCACCACAAATTCGCGTCAGATCTGGATACGTGTCATCTCGTGA